From a single Nostoc edaphicum CCNP1411 genomic region:
- the treZ gene encoding malto-oligosyltrehalose trehalohydrolase, producing MRIGANYLGNGECEFTVWSPLLDSVTVKTLTPQQQVIPLKPQSEGYWHAKVNDVYPGTLYRYVLNGQDAFADPASQYQPEGVHGPSQIVDHQFEWTDEAWAGIPLESMIFYELHVGTFTPEGTFTAIISRLPELRELGINAIEIMPISQFPGDTHIEATLAYRNWGYDGVYPFAVQNSYGSPSELKQLVNACHQHNIAVVLDVVYNHFGPEGNYMSQFAPYFTKTYKTPWGEALNFDDAHSQGLRNYFIENALYWLREFHIDGLRLDAIQAIYDLGAKHFLWELSEAVHNFSEEGQTWKRHLIAESDLNNPQIIRPSELGGYGIDAQWSDDFHHALHALLTGDRQGYYQDFGQFADLAKAYNDTFVYDWKYSPDRKRFHGISCRDRSLSQFTVCIQNHDQIGNQMKGERLTQRISFEGLKLAAGAVLLSPYLPLLFMGEEYGETAPFIYFVSHSDPDLIQAVRAGRKQEFEAFHYADDPPDPESADTFLRSKLNWQLRHEGNHKILWDWYRQLINLRKTHPALLNQDRNFIEATSNEDKQVVTVRRWCESSELIFVMNFNSSPVKVTLPSQHDAHKLLDSADTSWSGPGSEAAEHLSAGQEVTVKATSIVLYENG from the coding sequence GTGAGAATTGGTGCTAACTACTTAGGTAACGGAGAATGTGAATTTACAGTTTGGTCTCCGCTATTAGATAGCGTCACGGTAAAAACCTTGACGCCACAGCAACAGGTTATTCCCCTCAAGCCTCAGTCTGAGGGATACTGGCACGCGAAAGTCAACGATGTGTATCCGGGTACGCTTTATCGGTATGTCTTGAATGGCCAAGACGCTTTTGCCGATCCGGCGTCGCAGTATCAACCAGAAGGAGTGCATGGGCCTTCTCAAATTGTCGATCATCAGTTTGAGTGGACTGATGAAGCATGGGCGGGTATTCCTTTGGAGTCGATGATTTTCTATGAACTCCACGTTGGGACATTTACACCTGAAGGAACTTTCACCGCCATTATTTCCCGTTTACCAGAACTGAGAGAATTGGGAATTAACGCTATTGAAATTATGCCCATCTCCCAGTTTCCAGGAGATACTCATATTGAAGCAACTCTTGCATATCGCAACTGGGGCTATGATGGCGTTTACCCTTTTGCTGTCCAAAATTCTTACGGTAGCCCATCTGAACTGAAGCAACTGGTAAATGCTTGCCACCAACATAATATTGCTGTTGTGCTGGATGTGGTGTATAACCACTTTGGGCCAGAAGGCAACTACATGAGTCAGTTCGCACCCTATTTTACTAAAACCTATAAAACGCCGTGGGGCGAAGCGCTGAATTTTGATGATGCCCATAGTCAGGGTTTGCGAAATTATTTTATCGAAAATGCGCTTTACTGGTTGCGAGAATTCCACATTGATGGATTGCGCCTCGATGCAATTCAAGCGATTTACGACTTGGGAGCCAAGCATTTTTTGTGGGAACTGTCCGAAGCAGTTCATAATTTCTCAGAAGAAGGGCAAACATGGAAACGCCACTTAATTGCTGAAAGTGACTTGAATAATCCGCAAATCATTCGTCCATCAGAATTGGGTGGATATGGCATTGATGCTCAATGGAGTGATGATTTTCACCATGCATTGCACGCACTCTTGACAGGCGATCGCCAAGGGTATTATCAAGATTTTGGGCAGTTTGCTGATTTGGCAAAAGCTTACAACGATACTTTTGTCTACGATTGGAAGTACTCGCCCGATCGCAAACGATTTCATGGTATATCTTGCCGCGATCGCTCTTTATCACAGTTTACAGTCTGCATTCAGAATCACGATCAAATCGGCAATCAAATGAAAGGAGAACGCCTCACCCAGCGGATCTCTTTTGAAGGATTAAAGTTAGCCGCTGGTGCTGTGCTGCTGTCTCCCTACTTACCCCTGTTATTCATGGGAGAAGAATACGGTGAAACTGCACCCTTCATTTACTTTGTCAGTCACTCCGATCCAGATTTAATTCAAGCAGTTCGAGCCGGACGCAAACAAGAATTTGAAGCATTTCACTATGCAGATGATCCCCCAGATCCCGAATCAGCAGATACTTTCCTGCGTTCTAAACTTAATTGGCAATTACGCCATGAAGGTAATCACAAGATTCTATGGGATTGGTATCGTCAGTTAATTAATTTACGCAAGACGCATCCAGCACTGTTGAATCAAGACCGCAATTTCATCGAAGCGACTAGTAATGAAGACAAGCAGGTAGTCACCGTGCGTCGTTGGTGCGAATCAAGTGAACTAATATTTGTGATGAATTTCAATTCGTCGCCAGTCAAAGTGACTTTGCCAAGTCAACACGATGCTCATAAGCTATTAGACTCAGCAGATACCTCATGGTCTGGGCCTGGTTCTGAAGCCGCTGAACATCTGTCTGCGGGACAAGAAGTGACAGTAAAAGCTACTAGTATAGTCCTGTATGAAAATGGATGA
- the treY gene encoding malto-oligosyltrehalose synthase, with the protein MRIPTATYRIQFTPQFGFDNAKAIAAYLADLGISDLYASPIFKARSGSTHGYDIVDATVLNPELGTNESFDALVNEVQSLGMGWLQDIVPNHMAYTSENLYLMDVLEHGPDSSYTDYFDLSWNAPFGDRQERILAPLLGDFYGASLENGHIQLQYEENGLTVNYYSLKLPLRLESYTKFITHNLGKLTRTLGRNHPDFIKLLGILYILKNVPSEVAGKQRQDQIAFIKGLVWELYTTNDAIREFIDENIQTFNGEPGNSESFNLLDELLNEQFYRLAFWKVGAEEMNYRRFFTVNELISVKVEELRVFNNTHSLIQKLVEEGKFTGLRIDHIDGLYNPIQYLERLREKTGDIYITVEKILEFSEELPENWEIEGTSGYDFLNYVNGVFCQYENQSQFDKIYNNFIGSRVDYASVVKDKKHLILEKNLAGDIDNLALLLKNISSKYRYGNDFTLNGLKRAIAEVLTLFPIYRTYITPDGIGDSDRATIQEVISQAKEQAPLLQHELTFIEKLMLLEFDNSLTQTEREQWIYFVLRMQQYSGPLMAKGVEDTTLYVYNRLLSLNEVGGNPSHFGISVTKFHAFNQQHQAIWPHTMNTTATHDTKRGEDVRARLNVLSEIPDEWEQQVNTWSAINRGNRSHRHGFAMPDRNDEYFLYQTLVGAFPFAEHEQASFVERVKDYIIKAIREAKVHTAWLRPDSEYEEACTSFIEKVLDSSISGEFLEVFRPFQQRIADYGIFNSLSQTLLKITAPGIPDFYQGTELWELSLVDPDNRRPVDFEQRRTYLSAIREQAKTDILSLIQELLNQKTDGKIKLFLTAQLLQARTNYVSLFQDGDYLPLEVQGASANHIIAFARREGNQTAIAIAPRFLTSLIQPGDNPLGESVWQDTHLQLPPGTSHTWKNIITQQPLHTTETLSIATALTHFPVALLISTAE; encoded by the coding sequence ATGCGAATTCCTACCGCAACTTATCGAATTCAGTTTACACCGCAGTTTGGCTTTGACAACGCTAAAGCGATCGCAGCTTATCTAGCAGATTTAGGTATTTCCGATTTATACGCCTCCCCCATTTTCAAGGCACGCTCTGGGAGTACGCACGGTTACGATATAGTAGATGCCACTGTACTTAACCCTGAACTGGGAACTAATGAATCCTTTGATGCATTAGTTAATGAAGTTCAATCCCTTGGTATGGGCTGGTTACAAGATATTGTGCCCAATCACATGGCCTATACCAGCGAAAATCTTTACTTGATGGACGTATTGGAACACGGGCCAGATTCCAGTTATACCGACTACTTTGACCTTTCTTGGAATGCTCCCTTTGGCGATCGCCAAGAGCGAATTCTCGCGCCGCTATTGGGAGATTTCTATGGTGCATCCCTAGAAAACGGACACATTCAACTGCAATACGAAGAAAATGGTTTAACTGTCAACTATTACAGCTTAAAACTGCCACTCCGGTTAGAGTCGTACACAAAATTTATCACTCATAACTTAGGTAAACTCACCCGTACACTAGGACGCAATCACCCCGATTTTATTAAGCTATTGGGGATTCTCTACATTCTCAAAAATGTCCCCTCAGAGGTGGCGGGTAAACAGCGACAAGACCAAATCGCATTTATTAAAGGATTGGTTTGGGAACTCTACACCACAAATGATGCGATCCGTGAGTTTATTGACGAAAATATCCAAACTTTCAACGGAGAACCAGGTAATTCAGAAAGCTTTAACCTCCTAGATGAATTACTGAATGAGCAATTTTACCGTCTCGCCTTCTGGAAAGTTGGGGCGGAGGAAATGAACTACCGCCGTTTCTTTACAGTCAATGAACTAATTTCCGTGAAAGTTGAAGAACTGCGAGTTTTTAATAATACCCACAGCCTAATTCAAAAGCTGGTTGAGGAAGGCAAATTTACAGGTTTACGCATTGACCATATTGATGGACTTTATAACCCAATCCAGTATCTAGAAAGGTTGAGAGAAAAGACGGGAGATATTTATATCACCGTTGAGAAGATTTTAGAATTTAGCGAAGAATTACCAGAGAATTGGGAAATTGAAGGTACATCTGGATATGACTTTTTGAACTATGTAAATGGCGTATTTTGTCAATATGAAAATCAATCACAATTCGATAAAATCTACAATAACTTTATTGGCTCAAGAGTAGATTATGCATCGGTAGTGAAGGATAAAAAGCACCTGATCCTGGAAAAGAATTTAGCAGGTGATATTGACAATCTGGCTCTTTTACTCAAGAATATTTCCAGTAAATATCGCTATGGCAATGATTTTACACTGAATGGATTAAAAAGAGCGATCGCAGAAGTTTTGACACTCTTCCCGATTTATCGTACTTATATTACCCCCGATGGCATTGGAGATAGCGATCGCGCCACCATTCAAGAAGTAATTAGCCAAGCCAAAGAACAAGCGCCCTTGTTGCAGCACGAATTGACCTTTATCGAAAAGTTAATGCTGCTAGAGTTTGATAATTCTCTGACTCAAACAGAACGCGAACAGTGGATATATTTTGTCTTACGAATGCAGCAATACAGCGGCCCGCTCATGGCCAAAGGCGTTGAAGACACCACATTATATGTTTACAATCGCTTGCTGTCGCTAAATGAAGTTGGGGGTAATCCCAGTCATTTTGGGATTTCAGTAACCAAATTTCATGCTTTTAACCAACAGCACCAAGCAATCTGGCCCCACACAATGAACACCACAGCCACCCACGACACCAAACGCGGCGAAGATGTGCGGGCCAGGTTGAATGTCCTCTCAGAAATTCCCGATGAGTGGGAACAGCAGGTAAATACTTGGAGCGCCATTAATCGAGGAAATCGTAGCCATCGCCACGGGTTTGCTATGCCCGATCGCAACGATGAGTATTTTCTCTATCAAACCCTAGTGGGGGCGTTTCCCTTTGCCGAACATGAACAGGCATCCTTTGTGGAACGGGTAAAGGACTATATAATTAAAGCAATTCGAGAAGCAAAAGTGCATACAGCATGGTTGCGACCTGATAGCGAGTACGAAGAAGCTTGTACTTCCTTTATTGAGAAAGTACTCGACTCTTCCATCTCCGGGGAATTTCTAGAAGTTTTTCGTCCCTTTCAACAGCGAATTGCAGACTATGGGATATTCAATTCCCTTTCTCAAACTCTACTAAAGATTACCGCACCCGGTATACCCGACTTTTACCAAGGAACAGAACTTTGGGAACTAAGCCTAGTAGATCCAGACAATCGCCGTCCCGTAGATTTTGAACAGCGACGTACTTACTTAAGCGCTATCCGCGAACAAGCAAAAACAGATATTCTCTCACTAATTCAGGAGTTACTGAACCAGAAAACAGACGGTAAAATCAAACTGTTTTTAACGGCTCAATTACTCCAAGCCAGAACAAACTACGTTTCATTATTCCAGGACGGTGACTATCTACCCTTAGAAGTTCAGGGAGCCTCCGCCAATCACATTATAGCCTTTGCGCGACGGGAAGGAAATCAAACAGCGATCGCGATCGCACCTCGCTTTTTAACCAGCCTCATCCAGCCTGGAGACAACCCCTTGGGCGAGTCAGTTTGGCAAGATACGCACCTACAATTACCCCCTGGAACTTCCCACACCTGGAAAAACATTATAACTCAGCAACCCTTACACACCACAGAAACCCTATCCATTGCAACAGCCCTCACCCATTTCCCAGTTGCCCTCTTAATTAGCACCGCCGAGTAA
- a CDS encoding trehalase family glycosidase, whose protein sequence is MTIPPALTTAQIDAVRVHIKKTWKTLTRSHEHLLQSAKDTKLDHKSNTPWIVYISPSEDCPNIQTVLERSLSSKDMQQLEIRTLPPEVEAIKEHGLLYLPGPYVVPGGRFNEMYGWDSYFILLGLLRDQELELAQSQVEQMLYQVQHYGTILNSNRTYMLSRSQPPVLSMMVLALFQHTQDEEWLKSTVPILEQFYYYWVVPPHLNAPIGLSRFYAFGEGPAPEVLFSERDEEGKSHYDRVKEYYKTFEIEDYDVSLYYNRENDELTNLFYRGDRTMRESGFDITNRFGPFSADILHYAPVCLNSLLYQVEQDLGQINDILGNTELEKQWRDRANIRRDRIDKCLWDEEQGLYLDYHFQSGKRRGYEFATTFYPLWLGIASQAQAQRVVENLSLFEAPGGILTSTHVTGNQWDAPFGWAPLTLIAVQGLHRYGYHTEGDRITNKFLAMVIKEFERHNTLVEKYDVERCSANVSDEISFGYSSNEVGFGWTNGVILELLAADGKKV, encoded by the coding sequence ATGACCATTCCCCCAGCACTTACCACCGCGCAAATAGACGCCGTGCGCGTCCATATCAAAAAAACGTGGAAAACCTTAACGCGATCGCACGAACACTTATTACAATCTGCCAAGGATACTAAACTAGATCACAAAAGCAACACTCCCTGGATAGTCTACATTTCACCATCAGAAGATTGTCCCAACATTCAAACTGTGTTAGAGCGATCGCTATCTTCCAAGGATATGCAACAGCTGGAAATTCGCACTTTACCACCAGAAGTCGAAGCGATTAAAGAACACGGATTACTATACCTACCAGGACCTTATGTTGTACCAGGTGGGCGCTTTAACGAAATGTATGGCTGGGATAGCTACTTTATATTACTGGGACTTTTACGCGATCAAGAATTGGAGCTAGCCCAAAGCCAAGTAGAGCAAATGCTTTACCAGGTGCAGCATTACGGCACTATCCTCAATTCCAATCGGACTTATATGCTGTCGCGATCGCAACCCCCCGTCCTCAGCATGATGGTTTTGGCGCTATTTCAGCACACCCAAGATGAAGAGTGGTTAAAATCAACCGTACCGATCCTAGAACAGTTTTATTATTACTGGGTAGTACCGCCCCATCTAAATGCTCCAATAGGCTTATCCCGATTCTATGCTTTTGGGGAAGGCCCCGCGCCAGAAGTTTTGTTCTCTGAGCGCGATGAAGAGGGAAAAAGCCACTACGATCGCGTCAAGGAGTACTATAAAACTTTTGAGATTGAGGATTATGACGTTAGTCTTTACTACAACCGAGAAAATGACGAACTGACCAATCTATTTTATCGGGGCGATCGCACCATGCGAGAGTCCGGTTTTGATATCACCAACCGATTTGGCCCCTTCAGTGCTGATATCCTCCACTATGCTCCTGTGTGCCTCAACAGTTTGCTGTATCAGGTGGAACAAGACTTGGGGCAAATTAATGACATTTTAGGGAACACAGAACTGGAAAAACAATGGCGCGATCGTGCAAATATCCGCCGCGATCGCATCGATAAGTGTCTCTGGGATGAAGAACAAGGACTTTATCTGGATTATCACTTCCAGAGTGGAAAACGCCGCGGTTACGAATTTGCTACCACCTTCTATCCCCTATGGCTGGGAATTGCTTCTCAAGCTCAAGCCCAGCGCGTTGTTGAAAATCTCTCATTGTTTGAAGCCCCAGGCGGAATTTTGACCAGTACTCATGTCACCGGAAACCAATGGGATGCCCCCTTTGGCTGGGCACCGTTGACATTAATTGCCGTTCAGGGACTTCACCGCTATGGATATCATACAGAAGGCGATCGCATTACCAACAAATTCTTAGCTATGGTAATTAAAGAATTTGAGCGTCACAATACCCTAGTTGAGAAATATGATGTTGAACGCTGTTCTGCCAACGTTTCCGACGAAATCTCTTTTGGATATAGTTCTAACGAAGTTGGTTTCGGCTGGACAAATGGAGTCATTCTGGAACTTTTAGCAGCCGATGGGAAAAAAGTTTAA
- the ebsA gene encoding type IV pilus biogenesis protein EbsA: MSIEQLQPATQQQASVYLPYVQGTKRNFLPYAISLYQKGVLEGHRKIEASEHVPFVASWNVATLPSDLTRCRIQFDGNADLSYELMMASFEFINFLIELMDNYKRHRLTDFSQPFYRKLLRIDD, translated from the coding sequence ATGTCTATTGAGCAACTCCAGCCTGCCACTCAACAACAAGCCAGTGTTTACTTACCTTACGTTCAGGGTACTAAGCGCAATTTTTTACCTTATGCCATCAGTCTTTATCAAAAAGGGGTTTTGGAGGGACACAGGAAGATAGAAGCTAGTGAACATGTCCCTTTTGTCGCCTCTTGGAATGTTGCTACCCTACCCTCAGACTTAACCCGTTGCCGAATTCAGTTTGATGGCAATGCTGACTTGAGTTATGAACTGATGATGGCCAGTTTCGAGTTTATTAATTTTTTAATTGAACTTATGGATAACTATAAACGTCATAGACTGACCGATTTTTCACAACCGTTTTATCGCAAGCTACTGCGTATAGACGATTGA
- a CDS encoding glycosyltransferase, whose protein sequence is MPANSWPEEDSYQELEPLNSLLSDLSVDEESVLETDSMSLTSRFQGRRRKAALVLTIVWSGTIALHLVSWASIFILGLTTILGFHALVVVFTKSRRYPKEIQGDLPSVSVLVAAKNEEAVIAKLVKNLCNLEYPGGQYEVWIIDDHSSDSTPDLLAELEQKHDQLKILRRSAEATGGKSGALNQVLPLTKGDIIAVFDADAQVTPDLLQQVVPLFQREKVGAVQVRKAIANAKANFWTKGQMAEMALDTWFQQQRTALGGIGELRGNGQFVRRSALESCGGWNEETITDDLDLTIRLHLDKWDIECVFHPAVQEEGVTSAIALWHQRNRWAEGGYQRYLDYWDLILKNRMGTRKSWDLLIFMLIMYILPTAAVPDLLMAIARHRPPMLSPITGLSISMSMVGMFTGLKRVRQDQKFPLSTYLTMLVQTLRGSLYMLHWLVVMSSTTARMSVRPKRLKWVKTLHTGNGE, encoded by the coding sequence ATGCCAGCGAATTCCTGGCCCGAAGAAGATTCTTATCAAGAGCTTGAGCCGCTCAACTCCTTGTTGTCTGACCTATCAGTAGATGAGGAGTCAGTGTTAGAGACAGATTCTATGTCTTTAACATCCCGGTTTCAAGGTCGTAGACGCAAAGCAGCTCTAGTCTTGACTATCGTCTGGAGTGGCACGATCGCTCTACATTTAGTTTCTTGGGCTTCCATATTTATTCTAGGACTGACCACCATTCTAGGATTTCATGCCTTGGTGGTAGTGTTTACTAAATCCCGTCGCTATCCAAAAGAAATACAGGGAGATTTACCTTCTGTTTCTGTGCTGGTGGCTGCCAAAAATGAGGAAGCGGTAATTGCTAAATTAGTCAAAAATCTTTGTAATCTGGAATATCCGGGTGGGCAATACGAAGTATGGATTATTGACGATCACAGCAGTGATAGCACGCCGGATTTATTAGCAGAACTCGAACAGAAACACGATCAACTGAAAATATTAAGGCGTTCAGCAGAAGCTACTGGTGGCAAATCGGGGGCGTTGAATCAGGTATTGCCCCTGACAAAGGGCGATATCATCGCAGTATTTGATGCTGATGCCCAAGTAACACCAGACTTGCTGCAACAGGTAGTACCTTTATTTCAAAGAGAAAAGGTGGGGGCGGTGCAGGTGCGAAAAGCGATCGCCAACGCTAAAGCAAACTTTTGGACTAAGGGTCAAATGGCTGAAATGGCACTTGATACCTGGTTTCAGCAACAGCGGACTGCCCTTGGTGGTATTGGCGAACTGCGGGGCAATGGTCAATTTGTCCGGCGTTCAGCCTTGGAAAGCTGCGGTGGCTGGAATGAGGAAACCATTACCGATGATTTGGATTTGACAATCCGTTTACATTTGGATAAATGGGATATTGAGTGTGTTTTTCATCCAGCGGTGCAAGAAGAAGGAGTGACAAGTGCGATCGCACTTTGGCATCAGCGCAACCGTTGGGCAGAAGGCGGATATCAGCGCTATTTGGATTATTGGGATTTAATTCTCAAAAACCGCATGGGAACTCGCAAAAGCTGGGATTTGCTGATTTTTATGCTGATTATGTATATTTTGCCCACAGCAGCAGTCCCAGATTTATTAATGGCGATCGCTCGTCATCGTCCACCCATGTTAAGTCCCATCACAGGCTTGTCTATTTCTATGTCGATGGTAGGGATGTTTACAGGTCTGAAGCGGGTACGTCAAGATCAAAAATTCCCACTTTCTACATATCTTACGATGCTGGTGCAAACCCTGCGTGGCAGTTTATATATGTTGCACTGGTTAGTCGTCATGAGCAGTACTACTGCCCGGATGTCAGTAAGACCAAAGCGCCTGAAATGGGTGAAAACCTTGCATACGGGGAATGGGGAATAG
- the dnaX gene encoding DNA polymerase III subunit gamma/tau gives MSYEPLHHKYRPKSFAELVGQEAIATTLTNAIGTSKIAPAYLFTGPRGTGKTSSARILAKSLNCLKSDKPTAEPCGVCDVCQGITKGYALDVIEIDAASNTGVDNIRELIEKAQFAPVQCRYKVYVIDECLTGDSLVLTDDGLNRIDDPKIKGKRVLSYNDSSGKWEFKKVVRWLDQGERQTFVIKTTNREIRCTGNHLIRTNQGWLPAKDVREGVKILSPVNVDLENLSPNLSPTRGEALNSPHSLVGKGAGGLGSRDVESQVNVDVASSWITSLETVVSVHLAGTERVYDIEVADNHNFVANMLLVHNCHMLSTQAFNALLKTLEEPPRHVVFVLATTDPQRVLPTIISRCQRFDFRRIQLEAMVKHLSAIAFKENIHISPDAVTLVGQLAQGGLRDAESLLDQLGLLAGEVTPDRVWDLVGTVSEQDLLKLLNAIAQDKPEAVLDCTHYILDRGREPLTILQNLAAFYRDLLIAKTAPNRHDLVACTQQTWKALVEFAQYFDMSVILAGQKHLREAEVQIKNSTQPRLWLEVTLLGLLPSATNVQLQAPSVAPRVHTPVVSPSYPPAAVQNQPVSSVPVVEPQTNHNSANHHLAVVQNQPVTSSPVVERQTNHNSVVNSISPPTPEPISVPVPPVNVEPVTSEVVEEAEYDLTQVWQQVLANLQPKSRQEMLRQMSQLIEFDGVVARIAIKQAWYDKGKSYLPMIAAAFQQTFQREIQINIEKGISSNSTSAKKNPPPKDSSRVQQPATSSYNQQISPPAPVPQPATPAPAPLRTEQVARNGNGANGNGVNGNGVNGNGTNGNRANGNGAQILPPPPKQTPTTDWEVDEVAIAAQRLAEFFNGQIIRFADDFPEFSDSITTPEWVEEAEVDDE, from the coding sequence ATGTCTTACGAACCCCTGCACCACAAATATCGCCCCAAAAGTTTTGCTGAACTGGTGGGACAAGAGGCGATCGCTACCACCCTCACGAACGCGATCGGCACATCTAAAATTGCCCCCGCCTATTTATTCACTGGGCCTAGAGGTACGGGGAAAACTTCTAGTGCCCGAATTCTGGCTAAATCCCTCAATTGTCTCAAAAGTGACAAGCCCACCGCAGAACCCTGCGGTGTATGTGATGTTTGTCAGGGGATCACTAAGGGCTACGCCTTAGATGTAATTGAAATCGATGCCGCTAGCAACACTGGTGTCGATAATATCCGCGAATTGATTGAAAAAGCCCAGTTTGCCCCTGTGCAGTGTCGCTACAAGGTTTATGTTATTGATGAATGTCTAACTGGAGATTCTCTGGTATTGACTGATGACGGACTTAACAGAATCGATGATCCCAAAATCAAAGGCAAGAGGGTTCTGAGTTACAACGACTCATCAGGTAAATGGGAATTCAAGAAAGTTGTCAGGTGGTTAGATCAAGGAGAACGTCAAACTTTCGTTATCAAGACAACTAACCGAGAAATTAGATGTACGGGTAATCATTTAATTAGGACAAACCAGGGATGGCTACCAGCAAAGGACGTAAGAGAAGGAGTGAAGATACTATCCCCTGTGAATGTGGATCTGGAAAACCTCTCTCCAAACCTCTCCCCTACAAGGGGAGAGGCTTTGAATTCTCCCCATTCCCTAGTAGGGAAGGGGGCTGGGGGGTTAGGTTCACGCGACGTGGAAAGTCAGGTGAATGTGGATGTGGCATCCTCATGGATTACAAGTTTGGAGACAGTCGTATCTGTTCACCTCGCTGGGACTGAGCGAGTCTATGATATTGAAGTGGCAGATAATCATAACTTTGTGGCAAATATGCTCTTAGTACACAATTGCCATATGCTAAGTACCCAGGCATTCAACGCGCTACTTAAGACTCTAGAAGAACCACCAAGACACGTGGTTTTTGTGTTGGCGACAACAGACCCGCAACGGGTGTTACCAACGATTATTTCGCGCTGTCAAAGGTTTGATTTTAGACGCATTCAGTTAGAAGCGATGGTGAAGCATTTAAGTGCGATCGCTTTTAAAGAAAACATTCATATTTCACCCGATGCTGTCACCCTGGTAGGCCAACTTGCTCAAGGAGGGTTGCGAGATGCCGAAAGTTTGCTTGACCAATTGGGTTTATTAGCGGGTGAAGTAACACCGGATAGAGTTTGGGATTTAGTTGGGACGGTGAGCGAACAGGACTTGCTAAAGCTGTTAAATGCGATCGCTCAAGATAAACCCGAAGCAGTTCTAGACTGTACTCACTACATCCTAGATCGTGGTCGAGAACCCCTAACTATTCTGCAAAATCTCGCCGCCTTCTACCGCGATTTACTCATAGCTAAAACCGCACCCAATCGCCACGATTTGGTTGCTTGTACTCAGCAAACCTGGAAAGCGCTGGTTGAGTTTGCTCAATACTTCGATATGAGCGTGATTTTAGCAGGACAAAAACACTTGCGAGAAGCTGAAGTGCAAATTAAAAATAGCACCCAGCCGCGTTTGTGGTTGGAAGTAACATTATTAGGATTGTTACCCAGTGCGACAAATGTTCAACTACAAGCCCCAAGTGTCGCACCGCGAGTTCACACACCTGTTGTATCTCCAAGCTATCCTCCAGCAGCTGTCCAAAATCAACCAGTCTCTTCTGTACCTGTAGTTGAACCGCAAACAAATCATAATTCTGCAAACCATCATCTAGCGGTTGTCCAAAATCAGCCCGTCACTTCATCTCCCGTAGTTGAACGGCAAACAAATCACAATTCTGTTGTTAACTCAATTTCACCACCAACCCCAGAACCTATATCTGTTCCTGTGCCACCTGTGAACGTTGAACCAGTAACTTCAGAAGTTGTTGAGGAAGCAGAATATGACTTAACTCAGGTTTGGCAACAGGTGCTTGCCAACCTCCAGCCAAAATCAAGGCAAGAAATGCTACGTCAAATGAGTCAACTCATTGAGTTCGATGGTGTTGTGGCTCGAATTGCTATTAAACAGGCATGGTATGACAAGGGAAAATCTTATCTACCGATGATTGCGGCAGCTTTCCAGCAGACTTTCCAGCGTGAAATCCAGATAAATATAGAAAAAGGAATTTCTTCAAACTCTACTTCAGCCAAAAAAAATCCTCCGCCAAAAGACTCTAGTCGCGTTCAGCAACCAGCTACTTCTAGTTACAACCAGCAAATTTCGCCTCCAGCGCCAGTACCACAGCCAGCGACGCCAGCACCAGCACCACTAAGAACCGAGCAAGTAGCAAGAAATGGCAATGGGGCAAATGGAAATGGAGTAAATGGAAATGGAGTAAATGGAAATGGGACAAATGGAAATAGGGCAAATGGAAATGGGGCGCAAATTTTGCCTCCACCGCCAAAGCAAACACCTACAACTGATTGGGAAGTTGACGAAGTAGCGATCGCAGCTCAACGTCTAGCAGAATTTTTCAACGGACAAATTATCCGCTTTGCAGATGATTTCCCAGAATTCTCCGATTCCATAACTACACCTGAATGGGTGGAGGAAGCAGAAGTTGATGATGAATAA